A genomic window from Colletotrichum destructivum chromosome 7, complete sequence includes:
- a CDS encoding Putative lysine methyltransferase, S-adenosyl-L-methionine-dependent methyltransferase superfamily yields the protein MHYIRLLRAPKLTYEKGRKHPWSFNIVLTVTTDLGDSFLSPDDNEPVKINITAGWEKSSGQHEHTTGSIVQAAEKTMRWTPGMRVLKTDVPVQHIAGPSLSSPGPGSGPLRVFVRAAGSKSAELATDVALAGFEGDCGKIMPVWADVQMPGSDEAPTTCVRRLGHGERKSEPFIEIEEDIGESIARHIWDAGLMAVSRVWLANDAEAHGAERHHWRMDAFHELLFRGGPLNVLELGCGVGILGNGLAQAMTRTDPEGASNILMTDLPEAEQRAKANIARLARAGTASIHPEYENLDWDDGRRGDLGALVKARSWHLVVMSDCTYNVDVLPSLINTWTAIHVHNLSLHSSDSGGGPMPPPTTYVYVAWKKRHPDENEFWHLVEDAGWILREEDIVDLPVLGGETERIFSYLFETRSQKYERGTETGTWRCLDNAYSKPSFEQLIGRFPGEAQRVYPDRFAEYQAAAK from the coding sequence ATGCATTacattcgcctcctccgagCACCGAAGCTCACTTACGAGAAAGGCAGAAAGCACCCCTGGTCGTTCAACATTGTCCTTACCGTCACCACCGACCTCGGCGACTCCTTCCTGAGTCCCGACGACAATGAACCCGTCAAGATTAACATCACCGCTGGCTGGGAGAAGTCTTCAGGCCAACATGAACACACCACTGGCTCCATAGTTCAGGCCGCGGAAAAGACTATGCGCTGGACCCCCGGCATGCGCGTCCTCAAGACCGACGTCCCTGTCCAACACATCGCGGGCCCATCTCTCTCAagccccggccccggctcAGGCCCCCTGAGGGTTTTCGTGCGCGCGGCCGGGAGCAAGTCGGCTGAGCTGGCGACCGACGTCGCCTTGGCCGGATTCGAGGGGGACTGCGGCAAGATTATGCCAGTATGGGCCGATGTGCAGATGCCAGGTTCCGACGAGGCGCCCACGACGTGTGTGAGGAGGCTGGGGCACGGCGAGCGCAAGTCGGAGCCCTTCATCGAGATCGAAGAGGACATTGGCGAGAGCATCGCGCGGCACATCTGGGATGCCGGGCTCATGGCCGTCTCGCGggtctggctggccaacGACGCGGAGGCCCACGGCGCCGAAAGGCATCACTGGCGCATGGACGCCTTCCACGAGCTGCTATTCCGGGGAGGGCCGCTCaacgtcctcgagctcgggTGCGGCGTTGGGATCCTCGGAAATGGCCTGGCGCAGGCCATGACCAGGACGGACCCGGAGGGCGCGAGCAACATTCTCATGACCGACCTCCCCGAGGCGGAGCAGCGCGCGAAAGCCAACATCGCACGCctggcgagggcggggacGGCGTCCATCCACCCTGAATACGAGAATCTTGACTGGGACGACGGCCGCAggggcgacctcggcgcgctCGTGAAAGCCAGGTCGTGGCACCTCGTTGTCATGAGCGACTGCACCTACAACGTCGACGTGCTCCCCTCGCTTATCAACACCTGGACGGCGATCCACGTGCACAACCTCTCCCTGCACAGCTCCGACAGCGGCGGAGGccccatgccgccgccgactaCGTACGTCTACGTGGCGTGGAAGAAGCGGCACCCGGACGAAAACGAGTTCTGgcacctcgtcgaggacgccggctGGATCCTGCGTGAGGAGGACATCGTCGACCTGCCagtgctcggcggcgagacggagCGCATCTTCTCGTACCTGTTCGAGACGCGCTCGCAAAAGTACGAGAGGGGGACCGAGACGGGGACCTGGAGGTGTCTCGACAACGCCTACTCGAAACCCTCGTTTGAGCAGCTGATTGGGCGGTTCCCGGGCGAGGCGCAGAGGGTTTACCCGGATCGGTTCGCGGAGTATCAGGCGGCGGCAAAGTAG
- a CDS encoding Putative cytidine and deoxycytidylate deaminase domain, cytidine deaminase — translation MADEALPRRDPATLLSSLLSLTEDGIVPLTRRGVTSGSKLFGAAILSSDTLEPLTVATNDERSSPLLHGEINCIQQFFTTSFPDPSTRPDPRTGCVFFATHEPCSLCLSGIAWSGFREVYYLFTYEDSRDLFAIPHDIAILEEVFRVRAEGERDDALAARALYNRTNRFFTARSLGELVGELPEGEERARWAREMERVKGLYNALSDTYQEGKKAGAESSSVWK, via the coding sequence ATGGCCGACGAAGCCCTCCCACGCCGTGACCCGGCGACCCTGCTCtcgtccctcctctccctgACCGAAGACGGCATCGTGCCCCTCACGCGGCGCGGCGTGACGTCGGGCAGCAAGCTCTTCGGCGCGGCGATCCTCTCGTCCGACACCCTGGAACCCCTCACCGTCGCCACGAACGACGAGCGCTCCTCGCCGCTGCTTCACGGCGAGATCAACTGCATCCAGCAGTTCTTCACGACGTCCTTCCCGGACCCCTCGACGCGCCCGGACCCGCGGACGGGCtgcgtcttcttcgccaccCACGAGCCGTGCTCCCTCTGCCTCAGCGGCATCGCCTGGTCGGGCTTCCGTGAGGTGTACTACCTCTTCACCTACGAAGACAGTCGGGACCTGTTCGCGATCCCGCACGACATCGCCATCCTGGAGGAGGTCTTCCGCGTCCGGGCCGAGGGGGAGCGGGATgacgcgctggcggcgagggcgctGTACAATCGCACGAACCGGTTCTTTACGGCGCGGAGCCTCGGGGAGCTGGTCGGGGAGCTGCcggagggcgaggagaggGCGCGGTGGGCGCGGGAGATGGAGCGCGTCAAGGGACTGTACAACGCGCTAAGTGATACCTATCAGGAGGGGAAaaaggccggcgccgagagcTCTAGCGTGTGGAAGTAG